From Cellulosimicrobium cellulans, the proteins below share one genomic window:
- a CDS encoding glycosyl hydrolase family 28-related protein, giving the protein MIRSTNHPAARRRARVATATAVALTLVAGTASSALAHGKPQPPAPAVVTRAAVDPALVEGRGAAVPFLEQEAENAVTTGTVIGPGRDAYTIEAEASGRSAVRLTAGQNVEFTLPADANAITVRYSIPDAPTGGGITSPLDVSVLRQGKKVGLDRRMTLTSAYSYLYNQYPFTNDPTAGLLQPGWWVAECACVPAETTPTPTFDTPFRPMKFYDEQRLLLGQTYKKGDVVRLTVPTRGAAEWTVVDLLDSEKVAPPKVRLLAANALLFGADPTGRRDSADALDKAIAFAKKHRLEVYVPPGIYQVNRHVLVDGVTIQGAGSWYTIFTGKEVALDAPAPDGSVHTGVGFYGRYADEGGSTNVHLRDFAIVGDVRERVDTDQVNGVGGALSSSSISGLYIQHTKVGLWFDGPMDDLRVENTVVVDQIADALNFHGGVTNSVVRNVFVRNTGDDGLAMWSEKVANAGNVFENNTIQSNTLANGIAVYGGTDNTVRANLVADPVREGSGLHVGSRFGAEPFAGRLDLTDNTAVRAGTLELNWNIGLGAIWFYALDRDIDADVRVTGDHYLDSTYNAIMLVSDWGVKDQVAIEGVAFKDVRVDGTGTSVVSARVRGGASFENVDARNVGWAGVNNCGAFNFPDGGTEFTLTDLGGNDGTSLSPWEPGTVNWLGRFVPNAPSCNDRPPVVAPPAPSPWVQPVG; this is encoded by the coding sequence ATGATTCGCAGCACGAACCACCCCGCGGCACGGCGACGCGCCCGGGTCGCGACCGCCACGGCCGTCGCCCTCACGCTCGTGGCGGGCACCGCGTCGTCGGCCCTCGCCCACGGCAAGCCCCAGCCCCCGGCCCCCGCGGTCGTGACGCGCGCCGCCGTCGACCCGGCGCTCGTCGAGGGTCGCGGGGCCGCCGTCCCGTTCCTCGAGCAGGAGGCCGAGAACGCTGTGACGACCGGGACCGTCATCGGCCCCGGTCGTGACGCGTACACGATCGAGGCCGAGGCGTCGGGACGCTCGGCCGTCCGCCTCACGGCGGGCCAGAACGTGGAGTTCACGCTTCCCGCCGACGCCAACGCGATCACGGTCCGGTACTCGATCCCCGACGCCCCCACCGGCGGCGGGATCACCTCGCCCCTCGACGTGTCGGTCCTGCGCCAGGGCAAGAAGGTCGGGCTCGACCGGCGCATGACGCTCACGTCCGCCTATTCCTACCTGTACAACCAGTACCCGTTCACGAACGACCCGACGGCGGGCCTCCTCCAGCCCGGCTGGTGGGTCGCCGAGTGCGCGTGCGTCCCCGCGGAGACGACACCGACCCCGACGTTCGACACGCCCTTCCGGCCCATGAAGTTCTACGACGAGCAGCGTCTGCTGCTGGGCCAGACGTACAAGAAGGGCGACGTCGTCCGCCTCACGGTGCCCACGCGCGGCGCCGCGGAGTGGACCGTGGTCGACCTGCTCGACTCCGAGAAGGTCGCGCCCCCGAAGGTGCGCCTCCTCGCCGCGAACGCGCTGCTCTTCGGTGCGGACCCCACGGGCCGGCGCGACTCCGCCGACGCGCTCGACAAGGCGATCGCGTTCGCCAAGAAGCACCGGCTCGAGGTCTACGTCCCGCCGGGGATCTACCAGGTGAACCGGCACGTCCTCGTCGACGGCGTGACCATCCAGGGCGCCGGGAGCTGGTACACGATCTTCACGGGCAAGGAGGTCGCGCTCGACGCGCCGGCGCCCGACGGCTCCGTGCACACCGGCGTCGGGTTCTACGGGAGGTACGCGGACGAGGGCGGCAGCACGAACGTGCACCTGCGCGACTTCGCGATCGTCGGGGACGTGCGCGAGCGCGTCGACACCGACCAGGTCAACGGCGTCGGCGGCGCGCTGAGCTCCTCGTCGATCTCCGGCCTGTACATCCAGCACACCAAGGTCGGGCTGTGGTTCGACGGGCCGATGGACGACCTGCGCGTGGAGAACACCGTCGTCGTCGACCAGATCGCCGACGCGCTGAACTTCCACGGGGGCGTGACGAACTCGGTCGTGCGGAACGTCTTCGTCCGGAACACCGGCGACGACGGCCTCGCCATGTGGTCGGAGAAGGTCGCCAACGCCGGCAACGTGTTCGAGAACAACACGATCCAGTCGAACACCCTGGCCAACGGCATCGCGGTCTACGGCGGCACGGACAACACGGTGCGCGCGAACCTCGTCGCAGACCCCGTGCGCGAGGGCAGCGGGCTCCACGTCGGGTCGCGGTTCGGCGCCGAGCCGTTCGCGGGTCGCCTCGACCTCACCGACAACACCGCAGTGCGCGCGGGCACGCTCGAGCTCAACTGGAACATCGGGCTCGGCGCGATCTGGTTCTACGCGCTCGACCGCGACATCGACGCCGACGTCCGGGTCACCGGCGACCACTACCTCGACAGCACCTACAACGCGATCATGCTGGTCTCCGACTGGGGCGTGAAGGACCAGGTCGCCATCGAGGGCGTCGCGTTCAAGGACGTCCGGGTCGACGGCACCGGCACCTCCGTGGTGAGCGCGCGCGTGCGGGGCGGCGCGTCGTTCGAGAACGTCGACGCGCGCAACGTGGGCTGGGCGGGCGTGAACAACTGCGGCGCGTTCAACTTCCCCGACGGCGGCACCGAGTTCACGCTCACCGACCTCGGCGGCAACGACGGCACGTCGCTCAGCCCGTGGGAGCCCGGCACCGTGAACTGGCTCGGCCGGTTCGTACCGAACGCGCCGAGCTGCAACGACCGCCCGCCGGTCGTCGCTCCCCCGGCCCCGTCGCCCTGGGTCCAGCCGGTCGGCTGA
- a CDS encoding type II toxin-antitoxin system VapC family toxin: MIVDTSALVAIVLDEPGADTLSEILLAASRPRMAAPTLVELYAVLDNRSSPAQRRRLDALLELYGIEVEPFTAEHAEIAREAYREFGRGSGHPARLNLGDCFSYALAAATRDRLLYVGDDFSRTDLRPAHEAAPPA, encoded by the coding sequence GTGATCGTCGACACGTCCGCGCTCGTCGCCATCGTCCTGGACGAGCCGGGCGCCGACACGCTCTCCGAGATCCTGCTCGCGGCCAGCCGTCCGCGCATGGCCGCCCCGACCCTCGTCGAGCTCTACGCCGTCCTGGACAACCGGTCGTCCCCGGCGCAGCGCCGCCGGCTCGACGCCCTCCTGGAGCTCTACGGGATCGAGGTCGAGCCGTTCACGGCCGAGCACGCCGAGATCGCCCGCGAGGCGTACCGCGAGTTCGGCCGAGGGAGCGGGCACCCGGCACGGCTCAACCTCGGAGACTGCTTCTCCTACGCGCTGGCGGCGGCGACACGGGACCGACTCCTGTACGTCGGGGACGACTTCTCGCGCACCGACCTGCGCCCCGCGCACGAGGCCGCACCGCCGGCCTGA
- a CDS encoding MFS transporter encodes MSDASRRGWALGLIATAQFMVIMDTSIIGVALPRIQEDLGFSPGNLSWVFNAYVVAFAGLLLLGGRLADLFGARRVFTIGWAVLLVGSVVAGAADSVAVELVGRIVQGAGAALVAPAALTLLMSIFGSSPRELTRALAVYGAAAPAGGTAGVFLGGLITEYASWPWVFWINVPIAVLVLAVTRVLLPAGSRTRGSVDVVGALTVTAGLGALVFAVVRAPEVGWGAVQTWLVLGAALLLLAGFVVSQARRSQPLVPLRIFRTPNLGAANLAQALLGAAWVAMWFYLNLYLQQVLGLGAFASGAALVPMTALVMVGMVALAPRLIARWGSKALVVSGLLVLAVGLGWLSFVRPDGAYAVDVLPATLVAALGMSLAFIPSLGTAISSAPPQDGGLASGIVNTSYQVGSALGLAAMTAVGAAFGATASDDLVALTEGYSAVFLGAGVIALVAALLSAVLLRTPPRAAAGEPARASETVGA; translated from the coding sequence ATGTCGGACGCATCGAGGCGGGGGTGGGCCCTCGGGCTCATCGCCACCGCACAGTTCATGGTCATCATGGACACCTCGATCATCGGGGTGGCCCTCCCACGCATCCAGGAGGACCTCGGCTTCTCGCCGGGCAACCTGTCGTGGGTCTTCAACGCCTACGTCGTCGCGTTCGCCGGCCTCCTGCTTCTCGGCGGCCGGCTCGCCGACCTCTTCGGCGCGCGCCGCGTCTTCACGATCGGCTGGGCGGTGCTCCTGGTCGGGTCCGTCGTCGCCGGGGCGGCCGACAGCGTCGCCGTCGAGCTCGTCGGCCGCATCGTCCAGGGCGCAGGCGCGGCACTGGTCGCCCCCGCCGCGCTCACCCTGCTGATGTCGATCTTCGGATCCAGCCCGCGCGAGCTCACCCGGGCGCTCGCTGTCTACGGTGCCGCGGCACCCGCGGGCGGCACCGCCGGCGTCTTCCTCGGCGGACTCATCACCGAGTACGCGAGCTGGCCGTGGGTGTTCTGGATCAACGTGCCGATCGCGGTCCTCGTGCTCGCCGTCACGCGGGTCCTGCTCCCTGCCGGGTCGCGGACCCGCGGGTCCGTCGACGTCGTCGGCGCGCTCACCGTCACGGCGGGCCTCGGCGCCCTCGTCTTCGCGGTCGTGCGAGCCCCCGAGGTCGGGTGGGGAGCGGTGCAGACCTGGCTCGTGCTCGGCGCGGCGCTCCTGCTGCTCGCCGGGTTCGTCGTCAGCCAGGCGCGGCGCAGCCAGCCGCTCGTGCCGCTGCGGATCTTCCGGACGCCCAACCTCGGCGCGGCCAACCTCGCCCAGGCGCTGCTCGGCGCCGCCTGGGTCGCCATGTGGTTCTACCTCAACCTGTACCTCCAGCAGGTCCTCGGGCTCGGGGCGTTCGCGTCGGGCGCCGCGCTCGTGCCGATGACCGCGCTCGTCATGGTCGGGATGGTCGCGCTCGCCCCGCGCCTCATCGCGCGCTGGGGCAGCAAGGCGCTCGTCGTCTCCGGCCTGCTCGTCCTCGCGGTCGGTCTCGGGTGGCTCTCGTTCGTCCGGCCCGACGGCGCGTACGCCGTCGACGTGCTGCCCGCGACGCTCGTCGCGGCGCTCGGCATGTCGCTCGCCTTCATCCCGTCGCTCGGCACCGCGATCTCCAGCGCCCCGCCGCAGGACGGCGGCCTCGCGTCCGGGATCGTCAACACGAGCTACCAGGTGGGCTCCGCGCTCGGGCTCGCCGCGATGACGGCCGTCGGAGCGGCGTTCGGGGCGACCGCGAGCGACGACCTCGTCGCGCTCACCGAGGGGTACTCGGCAGTCTTCCTCGGGGCCGGGGTCATCGCGCTCGTCGCGGCGCTCCTCAGCGCGGTGCTGCTCCGCACGCCGCCCCGCGCCGCGGCCGGCGAACCGGCGCGCGCGAGCGAGACCGTCGGCGCGTGA
- a CDS encoding DUF2510 domain-containing protein: MSTPGGTPAPGWYDDGTGTGTQRYWDGSGWTEQTAPAAGAPPGGTGGATAPGGTGWATAPGGTGGAAHFSAPPQTAVEPPATKPHPLGWVALAVAVVGFVFACVPGALIVGWVLLPVAFVLAIVGFFLRGKKWPVITALVLSVVGTVVGFVVFLTVVSDSVDEAFGDSDVSVSPPESEETDTGSEGTENAEAPDPEPEEADDEPGSRENPVPLGTVVSGDDFDVTINSVQLDATDAVMAANEFNEPPPEGSTYALINATVAYTGEESGFAMEVTIDYVTSTGEVLGSYDSFAVVPEPELGLDELYNGGTTTGNVVIAVPAGDAGLVRVTPGLFADEVFVVAQ, from the coding sequence ATGAGCACACCTGGGGGGACCCCGGCACCGGGGTGGTACGACGACGGGACGGGTACCGGCACGCAGCGGTACTGGGACGGCTCGGGGTGGACCGAGCAGACTGCCCCCGCAGCAGGTGCGCCACCCGGCGGGACCGGCGGAGCGACCGCGCCGGGCGGGACCGGATGGGCGACCGCGCCAGGCGGGACCGGCGGGGCGGCGCACTTCTCCGCTCCCCCGCAGACGGCGGTCGAGCCACCGGCGACGAAGCCGCACCCGCTGGGCTGGGTCGCCCTCGCCGTCGCCGTGGTCGGCTTCGTGTTCGCGTGCGTCCCCGGCGCGCTCATCGTCGGGTGGGTGCTCCTGCCGGTCGCGTTCGTCCTCGCGATCGTCGGCTTCTTCCTCCGGGGCAAGAAGTGGCCGGTGATCACGGCGCTCGTGCTCTCCGTCGTCGGGACGGTCGTGGGCTTCGTCGTGTTCCTCACGGTGGTGAGCGACTCCGTCGACGAGGCGTTCGGCGACTCCGACGTCTCGGTCTCCCCTCCTGAGTCCGAGGAGACGGACACCGGGAGCGAGGGCACCGAGAACGCCGAAGCACCCGATCCCGAGCCGGAGGAGGCCGACGACGAACCCGGGAGCCGCGAGAACCCGGTGCCGCTGGGCACCGTCGTGAGCGGCGACGACTTCGACGTCACGATCAACTCGGTCCAGCTCGACGCGACGGACGCCGTGATGGCGGCCAACGAGTTCAACGAGCCGCCGCCCGAGGGATCCACCTACGCCCTGATCAACGCGACCGTCGCGTACACGGGCGAGGAGTCGGGGTTTGCGATGGAGGTCACCATCGACTACGTCACGAGCACGGGCGAGGTCCTCGGCTCGTACGACTCGTTCGCCGTCGTGCCGGAGCCAGAGCTGGGTCTCGACGAGCTGTACAACGGCGGCACGACGACCGGCAACGTCGTCATCGCCGTCCCCGCGGGCGACGCCGGCCTGGTCCGCGTGACACCTGGGCTGTTCGCCGACGAGGTGTTCGTCGTGGCCCAGTAG
- a CDS encoding VOC family protein — MADVFPRIAQVVLDTTDARALAEFYRALFGLEYRAGDEPPPAGEPDPAGADWLVLRAAPGGVQLAFQQVGMLPPSTWPDDGVPQQLHLDCTVADVAELDRQHERALALGARLLHDRSDDPDEPLRVYADPAGHPFCVFVG; from the coding sequence GTGGCCGACGTGTTCCCCCGGATCGCCCAGGTCGTGCTCGACACGACCGACGCCCGTGCGCTCGCGGAGTTCTACCGCGCGCTGTTCGGGCTCGAGTACCGCGCGGGCGACGAGCCGCCACCCGCGGGCGAGCCGGACCCGGCGGGTGCGGACTGGCTCGTGCTGCGCGCCGCGCCGGGCGGGGTCCAGCTCGCGTTCCAGCAGGTCGGCATGCTCCCGCCGTCGACGTGGCCGGACGACGGCGTGCCGCAGCAGCTCCACCTCGACTGCACCGTGGCGGACGTCGCGGAGCTCGACCGGCAGCACGAGCGCGCCCTCGCGCTCGGGGCGCGCCTGCTCCACGACCGGTCGGACGACCCGGACGAGCCGCTGCGCGTCTACGCCGACCCGGCCGGGCACCCGTTCTGCGTGTTCGTGGGCTGA
- a CDS encoding NAD-dependent epimerase/dehydratase family protein — translation MTRVLVTGADGGIGRATVRHLLDRGYEVTALSTAFEHPCPADRAVVGDARSAEDVGRGLEDADAVVHLAAIPHPNLGTPLEVYATNTTATWAVLSLAGEQGVRRAVIASSINAFGVPMNPHDVHPAYYPLDEDAPADVADAYSLSKQADEGAARAAWRRWGIDVVALRFPHVRDAAGLRETAAAVARDPRVMAREGWAYLDLRDAAGAIEAGLTADLTGAHVVGLAADDTLLDTPTPELLARYAPGVPLTCAIGPRDGLVDTRRARELLGFRPRHSLHRPADRTTSETP, via the coding sequence ATGACGCGCGTCCTCGTCACCGGTGCCGACGGCGGCATCGGCCGCGCGACGGTGCGCCACCTCCTCGACCGCGGGTACGAGGTCACGGCGCTGTCCACCGCGTTCGAACACCCGTGCCCCGCCGACCGGGCCGTCGTCGGAGACGCCCGCTCCGCGGAGGACGTGGGCCGCGGGCTCGAGGACGCGGACGCCGTCGTGCACCTCGCGGCGATCCCGCACCCGAACCTGGGCACCCCGCTCGAGGTGTACGCGACCAACACGACCGCGACCTGGGCCGTGCTCTCGCTCGCGGGCGAGCAGGGCGTGCGGCGCGCAGTGATCGCGAGCAGCATCAACGCGTTCGGGGTCCCGATGAACCCGCACGACGTGCACCCCGCGTACTACCCCCTCGACGAGGACGCGCCCGCCGACGTCGCCGACGCGTACTCGCTCTCGAAGCAGGCGGACGAGGGCGCGGCCCGGGCCGCGTGGCGGCGGTGGGGCATCGACGTCGTCGCGCTGCGCTTCCCGCACGTGCGCGACGCCGCCGGCCTCCGGGAGACCGCGGCCGCCGTCGCCCGCGACCCGCGCGTCATGGCGCGCGAGGGCTGGGCCTACCTGGACCTGCGCGACGCGGCGGGAGCGATCGAGGCCGGGCTGACGGCCGACCTCACGGGCGCGCACGTCGTCGGGCTCGCCGCGGACGACACGCTCCTGGACACCCCGACCCCGGAGCTCCTCGCCCGGTACGCGCCCGGCGTTCCCCTCACCTGCGCGATCGGACCGCGCGACGGCCTCGTCGACACGCGCCGCGCGCGCGAGCTGCTCGGCTTCCGCCCGCGACACTCCCTCCACCGCCCCGCCGACCGAACCACCTCGGAGACCCCGTGA
- a CDS encoding type II toxin-antitoxin system VapB family antitoxin — translation MSLNIKNERTHALVRRLAETTGQSQTSAIEDAVQRRLDEVLESRSRGDEAVAARRAEIARLLDEIRVDLDVESVRAAEASLYDESGLPR, via the coding sequence ATGAGCCTCAACATCAAGAACGAGCGCACGCACGCGCTCGTACGCCGGCTCGCGGAGACCACGGGCCAGTCGCAGACGAGCGCGATCGAGGACGCGGTCCAGCGCCGTCTCGACGAGGTGCTCGAGTCCCGGTCGAGGGGCGACGAGGCCGTCGCCGCCCGACGCGCCGAGATCGCCCGGCTCCTCGACGAGATCCGCGTCGACCTCGACGTCGAGAGCGTGCGTGCCGCGGAGGCGTCGCTCTACGACGAGAGCGGTCTCCCTCGGTGA
- a CDS encoding enolase C-terminal domain-like protein, giving the protein MTDAPLSTVHPVDPAFANPWPARDGTRITGVRAIVTAPDGIPLVVVRVDTNVPGLYGLGCATYTQRWHAVAAYVEQHLERIVVGRYPGDIGDLVRLARLAPYWREGPVGNNAISGLDMALWDIAGKRAGMPVHELLGGKVRDAADTYLHASGRTVEETIDDAARIVDAGWRHVRIQTGQPGLGHYGTPVDPEPGYPAAPNPHGWSVEEYLRRTPRLFAAAREALGEQVELLHDVHSRLTPKQAVMLARALEPYRPFFLEDVLAPEHWDRLPEVRAASPVPIAVGELATSFPDAARLVLGGGVDLIRCHISAIGGLSAGRALATAAEMVGVRTAWHAPGDTSPVGAAANVALDVTSTAFGIQEGHVYSDAVHEVFPGTLRITDGWLRPHDAPGFGVDLDERAAARYPADLAGHDAWAAGVRAPDGGLVAP; this is encoded by the coding sequence GTGACCGACGCCCCGCTCAGCACCGTCCACCCCGTCGACCCGGCGTTCGCGAACCCGTGGCCCGCGCGCGACGGCACGCGCATCACCGGCGTGCGCGCGATCGTCACCGCGCCGGACGGCATCCCGCTCGTCGTCGTGCGCGTCGACACGAACGTGCCCGGCCTGTACGGGCTGGGCTGCGCGACGTACACGCAGCGCTGGCACGCCGTGGCCGCGTACGTGGAGCAGCACCTCGAGCGGATCGTCGTCGGCCGCTACCCGGGCGACATCGGCGACCTGGTGCGGCTCGCGCGGCTCGCGCCGTACTGGCGCGAGGGCCCGGTGGGGAACAACGCGATCTCCGGCCTCGACATGGCGCTGTGGGACATCGCCGGCAAGCGTGCGGGCATGCCGGTCCACGAGCTGCTCGGCGGGAAGGTGCGCGACGCCGCCGACACCTACCTGCACGCGAGCGGGCGCACGGTCGAGGAGACGATCGACGACGCGGCGCGGATCGTCGACGCCGGGTGGCGGCACGTGCGCATCCAGACCGGCCAGCCGGGCCTCGGGCACTACGGCACGCCCGTCGACCCCGAGCCCGGATACCCCGCCGCGCCGAACCCCCACGGGTGGAGCGTCGAGGAGTACCTGCGCCGCACGCCGCGCCTCTTCGCGGCGGCGCGCGAGGCGCTGGGCGAGCAGGTCGAGCTGCTGCACGACGTGCACTCGCGCCTCACGCCCAAGCAGGCCGTGATGCTCGCCCGGGCCCTCGAGCCGTACCGCCCGTTCTTCCTCGAGGACGTCCTTGCGCCCGAGCACTGGGACCGCCTGCCCGAGGTGCGCGCCGCCTCGCCGGTGCCGATCGCGGTCGGCGAGCTCGCAACGTCGTTCCCCGACGCCGCGCGGCTCGTCCTGGGCGGCGGCGTCGACCTGATCCGGTGCCACATCAGCGCGATCGGCGGACTTAGCGCGGGCCGGGCCCTCGCGACGGCCGCCGAGATGGTCGGGGTGCGCACGGCCTGGCACGCGCCGGGCGACACGTCGCCGGTGGGCGCGGCGGCGAACGTCGCGCTCGACGTCACGTCGACCGCGTTCGGCATCCAGGAGGGCCACGTGTACTCCGACGCCGTGCACGAGGTCTTCCCCGGCACGCTGCGGATCACCGACGGGTGGCTGCGCCCGCACGACGCGCCGGGCTTCGGCGTCGACCTCGACGAGCGCGCCGCGGCCCGCTACCCGGCGGACCTCGCCGGCCACGACGCGTGGGCCGCGGGGGTCCGTGCGCCCGACGGCGGCCTGGTCGCCCCCTGA
- a CDS encoding AAA family ATPase produces MILGPDDDVVTRLGRVPRRIAVAGVSGSGKTTLARRLGERLGIPHTELDALHHGPAWTPRPAFLDDVRALVAQAAFVTEWQYTTARPLVLARAEVLVWLDLPTHVTMRQVVVRTLRRSVRREVLWNGNVEPPLWRTWYKAPDENIVRWAWTTRHKYRDLPAEVARDAPDVLVVRLRSRCEIERWLAALPVVDGA; encoded by the coding sequence GTGATCCTCGGACCGGACGACGACGTCGTCACGCGCCTCGGGCGCGTGCCGCGGCGGATCGCCGTGGCCGGGGTGTCCGGTTCCGGGAAGACGACGCTCGCTCGCCGGCTCGGGGAGCGGCTCGGGATCCCGCACACCGAGCTCGACGCGCTGCACCACGGGCCGGCGTGGACGCCACGGCCCGCTTTCCTCGACGACGTCCGTGCGCTCGTCGCGCAGGCCGCGTTCGTCACCGAGTGGCAGTACACGACGGCGCGACCGCTCGTCCTCGCGCGGGCGGAGGTTCTCGTGTGGCTCGACCTGCCGACGCACGTGACGATGCGGCAGGTGGTCGTGCGGACGCTGCGCCGGTCCGTCCGGCGCGAGGTGCTGTGGAACGGCAACGTCGAGCCGCCGCTGTGGCGCACCTGGTACAAGGCGCCGGACGAGAACATCGTCCGGTGGGCCTGGACGACGCGCCACAAGTACCGCGACCTCCCGGCGGAGGTCGCACGGGACGCCCCGGACGTGCTCGTCGTCCGGCTCCGGTCGCGGTGCGAGATCGAGCGCTGGCTCGCCGCGCTCCCGGTCGTCGACGGCGCCTGA
- a CDS encoding lipase family protein, whose protein sequence is MSRLGARMRASAAAAAERVPPWVSVTLGVVCTLVGAGLVLRPFASLALLVVAVVVGAVVLGVTELVGGRSPDRADESRPGAPDAPRAPGWPHVARGLVFLALAVAVVVWPAPSIVVVAVLVGVGLVVAGVLDGFEGFRSFGADRWTRLALGVASVVLGVLALAWPDVTVLVVAVVFGVRVVVLGVRLVVSGVRRARAQPGSARARTVGAGGAPAGPDPSGPRRHGRVALVGAVLAVVAAGGLAVVSVGLHRAAPQVDAFYDPPASVPGEPGRLVRAEPFTREIPDGATAWRILYTTTRDEGEPSVASGIVVVPDAVGDAAAAPPVIAWAHGTTGYARGCAPSVLAEPFESGAFFLLDDVLAHGWALVATDYVGLGTDGPHPYLVGQGEARSVLDAVRAARELDGATLGEQTVVWGHSQGGHAALWTGAVAPEYAPDVPLAGVAALAPASDLTGLVSHLENVTGGSVFASFVVEAYDAIYPDSDAAGYVRPGARFVVREMASRCLSEPGALVSVAEALSMDQPLWTTDPTTGPLGERLAENVPTGAITAPLLVAQGASDTLILPTAQEAYVGARCAAGQPVDYRTYPGRDHVGLVQADSPLAPDLVRWTEARLAGEPPTPTCAAG, encoded by the coding sequence GTGAGTCGACTCGGAGCCAGGATGCGTGCGTCCGCCGCCGCGGCGGCGGAGAGGGTTCCGCCGTGGGTCTCCGTCACGCTCGGCGTCGTGTGCACGCTCGTCGGCGCGGGACTCGTCCTGCGCCCGTTCGCCTCGCTCGCGCTCCTGGTGGTCGCGGTCGTCGTCGGAGCCGTCGTCCTCGGCGTCACGGAGCTCGTCGGCGGGCGGTCGCCCGACCGTGCGGACGAGTCCCGTCCCGGGGCACCCGACGCACCGCGGGCCCCGGGCTGGCCGCACGTCGCGCGCGGCCTGGTGTTCCTGGCGCTCGCGGTCGCGGTCGTCGTCTGGCCGGCGCCGTCGATCGTCGTCGTCGCGGTCCTCGTCGGCGTCGGGCTCGTCGTCGCGGGCGTCCTGGACGGGTTCGAGGGGTTCCGGTCGTTCGGCGCCGACCGCTGGACGCGCCTGGCGCTCGGCGTGGCCTCGGTGGTGCTGGGCGTCCTGGCTCTCGCGTGGCCGGACGTCACGGTCCTCGTCGTCGCCGTCGTCTTCGGTGTCCGCGTCGTGGTCCTCGGTGTCCGACTCGTCGTCTCCGGGGTCCGCCGCGCCCGCGCGCAGCCGGGGTCGGCGCGCGCCCGGACCGTCGGCGCGGGCGGCGCGCCCGCAGGACCCGACCCGTCGGGGCCCCGCCGCCACGGTCGGGTCGCGCTCGTCGGCGCGGTGCTCGCCGTCGTCGCGGCCGGGGGGCTCGCGGTCGTGAGCGTCGGTCTGCATCGGGCGGCGCCGCAGGTCGACGCGTTCTACGACCCGCCCGCGTCCGTCCCGGGCGAGCCCGGCCGGCTCGTGCGCGCGGAGCCGTTCACGCGCGAGATCCCCGACGGCGCGACGGCGTGGCGCATCCTCTACACGACGACCCGCGACGAGGGGGAGCCGTCCGTGGCGAGCGGGATCGTCGTCGTGCCGGACGCCGTCGGGGACGCCGCCGCCGCGCCTCCCGTGATCGCGTGGGCGCACGGCACGACGGGCTACGCGCGCGGGTGCGCGCCGTCCGTCCTCGCCGAGCCGTTCGAGTCGGGCGCGTTCTTCCTGCTCGACGACGTCCTCGCGCACGGCTGGGCGCTCGTCGCCACGGACTACGTAGGCCTGGGGACCGACGGCCCGCACCCCTACCTCGTCGGCCAGGGCGAGGCGCGGTCCGTCCTCGACGCGGTCCGCGCCGCGCGCGAGCTGGACGGCGCGACGCTCGGAGAGCAGACCGTCGTCTGGGGACACTCGCAGGGCGGCCACGCCGCGCTGTGGACCGGGGCCGTCGCCCCGGAGTACGCGCCCGACGTCCCCCTCGCGGGCGTCGCCGCGCTCGCGCCCGCGAGCGACCTCACGGGCCTGGTCTCCCACCTGGAGAACGTCACGGGCGGCAGCGTCTTCGCGTCGTTCGTCGTGGAGGCGTACGACGCGATCTACCCGGACAGCGACGCGGCCGGGTACGTCCGGCCCGGTGCGCGGTTCGTCGTGCGGGAGATGGCGTCGCGCTGCCTGTCGGAGCCGGGCGCGCTCGTCTCCGTCGCGGAGGCCCTGTCGATGGACCAGCCCCTGTGGACGACCGACCCCACGACCGGCCCGCTGGGCGAACGCCTGGCTGAGAACGTGCCGACCGGTGCGATCACCGCGCCCCTGCTCGTCGCCCAGGGGGCGTCCGACACGCTGATCCTGCCCACGGCGCAGGAGGCGTACGTCGGCGCGCGGTGCGCCGCCGGGCAGCCGGTCGACTACCGCACGTACCCGGGGCGGGACCACGTCGGGCTCGTGCAGGCCGACTCCCCGCTCGCCCCGGACCTCGTGCGGTGGACCGAGGCGCGCCTGGCGGGCGAGCCCCCGACCCCGACGTGCGCCGCCGGGTGA